From the genome of Apodemus sylvaticus chromosome 3, mApoSyl1.1, whole genome shotgun sequence, one region includes:
- the LOC127679975 gene encoding interferon alpha-12-like: MARFCPFLMILIVMTYWSTCSLGCDLSQIFNLKNLTLLEQKRTLSPVSCLKYRKDFGFSLEKVDAQQIQKAQVIPVLRDLAQQILNLFTSKESSAVWNATLLDAFCNDLYQQLNVFKACVQQLGMQEPPLTQENPRMTMKKYFERITVYLRKKKHRPCAWEVVRAEVLLASSKLLARLSEEQE; the protein is encoded by the coding sequence ATGGCCAGGTTCTGTCCTTTCCTCATGATCCTGATAGTGATGACCTACTGGTCAACCTGCTCTCTAGGATGTGACCTTTCTCAGATTTTTAACCTCAAGAACTTGACTCTCCTGGAACAAAAGAGAacactctcccctgtctcctgcCTGAAGTACAGGAAGGACTTTGGATTCTCCTTGGAGAAGGTGGATGCCCAGCAGATCCAGAAGGCTCAAGTCATCCCTGTCCTGCGAGATCTTGCCCAGCAGATCTTGAACCTCTTCACATCAAAGGAATCATCTGCTGTTTGGAATGCAACCCTACTAGATGCATTCTGCAATGACCTCTACCAGCAGCTCAATGTCTTCAAAGCCTGTGTGCAGCAGTTGGGGATGCAGGAACCTCCCCTGACCCAGGAAAACCCCAGGATGACTATGAAGAAATACTTTGAAAGGATCACTGTGTAcctgagaaagaagaaacacagaccCTGTGCCTGGGAGGTGGTCAGAGCAGAAGTCTTATTAGCCTCATCCAAGTTGCTGGCAAGACTGAGTGAGGAGCAGGAGTGA